One Candidatus Profftella armatura genomic region harbors:
- the hemW gene encoding radical SAM family heme chaperone HemW encodes MKYKRFNNLYIKKLPPLSLYIHFPWCIKKCPYCDFHSYEIKKNISEKKYLEALLIDVELSLPIILNRKIHTIFIGGGTPSLISDTGLDYLLKNIKKLLLFKKNISITLEANPSTFEIEKFHSYSIIGINRLSIGIQSFNNKYLNILGRTHDSKQAKYAIEIAKQYFNNFNLDLIYALPNQTLSELMLDLNYAIQYSPPHLSLYSLTIEPNTYFFKYPPLSMPSNDENAVMQDKITSLLKNNYYKNYEISAYSKTGYESQHNLNYWKFGDYLGIGAGSHSKLSFPNYIIRQIRYKNPNIYLKNIFSGNSIAKSKKIEKKCLIFEFMLNALRLKDGFSPNLFFERTGINIKIIESKLKNAEKLGLLKRNNKNIKPTSFGRYFLNDLQQIFLNN; translated from the coding sequence ATGAAATATAAAAGATTTAATAATTTATATATAAAAAAACTGCCACCATTATCGTTGTATATTCATTTTCCATGGTGTATTAAAAAATGTCCTTATTGTGATTTTCACTCATATGAAATAAAAAAAAATATTTCAGAAAAAAAATATTTAGAAGCACTTTTAATTGATGTAGAATTATCTTTGCCTATAATTTTAAATAGAAAAATTCATACCATTTTTATTGGAGGAGGAACTCCTAGCTTAATATCAGATACCGGTTTAGATTATCTATTAAAAAATATAAAAAAATTATTATTATTCAAAAAAAATATTAGTATTACATTAGAAGCTAATCCAAGTACCTTTGAAATCGAAAAATTTCATTCATATAGTATTATTGGTATTAATAGATTATCAATTGGAATACAAAGTTTTAATAATAAATATTTAAATATACTTGGAAGAACTCACGATAGTAAACAAGCAAAATATGCTATAGAAATAGCAAAACAATATTTTAATAACTTTAATTTAGATTTAATATATGCATTACCAAATCAAACATTATCTGAATTAATGCTTGATTTAAATTATGCAATACAATATTCTCCGCCTCATCTATCCTTATATTCTTTAACAATAGAACCTAATACTTATTTTTTTAAGTATCCTCCATTATCTATGCCAAGTAATGATGAAAATGCTGTTATGCAAGATAAAATTACTAGTTTATTAAAAAATAATTATTATAAAAATTATGAAATTTCTGCTTATTCTAAAACTGGTTATGAATCCCAGCATAATCTAAATTATTGGAAATTTGGAGATTATTTAGGTATTGGAGCAGGATCTCATTCTAAGTTATCATTTCCTAATTATATAATTAGACAAATACGCTATAAAAACCCAAATATTTATTTAAAAAATATTTTTTCAGGTAATTCTATCGCAAAATCAAAGAAGATAGAAAAAAAATGTTTAATATTTGAATTTATGTTAAATGCATTGAGATTAAAAGATGGGTTTTCCCCAAATTTATTTTTTGAGCGCACAGGAATTAATATAAAAATTATTGAATCTAAATTAAAAAATGCTGAAAAACTTGGTTTATTAAAAAGAAATAATAAAAATATTAAACCAACCTCTTTTGGTAGATATTTTTTAAACGATTTACAACAAATATTTTTAAATAATTAA
- the dusA gene encoding tRNA dihydrouridine(20/20a) synthase DusA gives MNMINSKYNKRKISIAPMMNLTDRHCRMFHRQITRYSWLYTEMFTTQAILGNKKHCLDFNAEEHPIAFQVGDNEPKKLAKSAKIIQKWGYDEINLNCGCPSNRVQNGFFGAILMTKPLLVSDCIKAMRDSVEIDITVKHRIGIDDINSYDFVRDFVGTVSSAGCRTFIVHARNAFLKKLNPKQNRKIPILKYNFVYNLKKDFPELEIIINGGIKTKKEIDLHLNYIDGVMLGREAYKNPFLMSNFDLNYYSNLPQYKIPTRIDIINRMILYIRQQLNNNKIKNINSITRHMLGLMKNIKGSNKFKQILSKPNLLTIDNFQFFLNTLNIP, from the coding sequence ATGAATATGATTAATTCAAAATACAATAAACGAAAAATATCTATTGCTCCAATGATGAATTTAACTGATCGTCATTGTCGTATGTTTCATAGACAAATTACACGATATAGTTGGTTATATACCGAAATGTTTACAACTCAAGCTATATTAGGAAATAAAAAACATTGTTTGGACTTTAATGCAGAAGAACATCCAATTGCTTTCCAAGTAGGTGATAATGAACCAAAAAAATTAGCTAAAAGTGCAAAAATAATTCAAAAATGGGGGTATGATGAAATTAATTTAAATTGTGGTTGTCCTTCGAATAGAGTACAAAACGGTTTTTTTGGTGCAATTTTAATGACAAAACCATTATTGGTTTCTGACTGTATTAAAGCAATGCGTGATTCTGTTGAAATTGATATAACAGTTAAACACCGTATTGGTATAGATGATATTAATTCTTATGATTTTGTAAGAGATTTTGTGGGAACTGTTTCTTCCGCTGGATGTCGTACATTTATCGTTCATGCTAGAAATGCATTTTTAAAAAAACTAAATCCTAAACAAAATAGAAAAATTCCAATCTTAAAATACAATTTTGTTTATAATTTAAAAAAAGATTTTCCTGAATTAGAAATAATTATTAATGGAGGAATCAAAACAAAAAAAGAAATTGACTTACATTTAAATTATATTGATGGTGTTATGTTGGGAAGAGAAGCTTATAAAAATCCATTTTTAATGTCAAATTTTGATTTAAATTACTATTCAAATTTACCGCAATATAAAATACCTACACGTATTGATATTATAAATCGTATGATATTATACATCCGCCAACAACTAAATAATAATAAAATAAAAAATATTAATAGCATAACTAGGCATATGCTTGGATTAATGAAAAATATAAAAGGATCTAATAAATTTAAACAAATTTTATCAAAACCAAACTTATTAACTATTGATAATTTTCAATTTTTTTTAAATACTCTTAATATACCTTAA
- the ribB gene encoding 3,4-dihydroxy-2-butanone-4-phosphate synthase: protein MYNKFISSTKEIISELKIGNMIILVDSENRENEGDIILSSDFVTPNAINFMSKYARGLICMTLTEKHCIQLKLDMMTKKNNSSFGTNFTVSIEAANGVTTGISASDRAHTIKVASSKKAKPSDIVQPGHIFPLQAKKGGVLIRGGHTEAGCDLTKLAGLTPSAVICEILNDDGTMARLPDLIKFSKLHNIKIGTISNLICYRYKYENIIKRKAEYNINTLYGNFKIIVYIDKINNDIHLTLIYGSINPNKIIPIWLNQQLSIFDFLHAKTSSCTQNNISSIMKIMKLIKNGILILVNCEYSINSIFNQLKNFNIIDEKNNIIQPKDHKDTNLVHINNINAQILKDLNIKKVKLMTHLNDISPFLNFNIKIK, encoded by the coding sequence ATGTACAATAAATTTATTTCTTCTACTAAAGAAATTATTTCTGAATTAAAGATTGGAAATATGATTATTTTAGTAGATTCAGAAAATCGTGAAAATGAAGGAGATATTATATTATCTTCTGATTTTGTAACACCAAATGCTATTAATTTTATGTCTAAATATGCAAGAGGTTTAATTTGCATGACATTAACAGAAAAACATTGTATTCAGCTCAAATTAGATATGATGACAAAAAAAAATAATTCTTCTTTTGGTACTAATTTTACCGTTTCAATTGAAGCGGCAAATGGAGTCACAACGGGAATTTCGGCATCAGATCGAGCACATACAATTAAAGTTGCTTCATCAAAAAAAGCTAAACCTTCTGATATCGTCCAACCTGGACACATTTTTCCTCTACAAGCTAAAAAAGGAGGAGTATTAATACGAGGAGGTCATACTGAAGCTGGTTGTGATTTAACAAAATTAGCTGGACTAACACCATCTGCAGTAATTTGTGAAATTTTAAATGATGATGGAACTATGGCACGTTTACCAGATCTAATAAAATTCTCTAAACTACATAATATTAAAATTGGAACTATTTCTAATTTAATATGTTATCGTTATAAATATGAAAATATTATTAAAAGAAAAGCGGAATATAATATAAATACTTTATATGGAAATTTTAAAATCATTGTGTATATAGATAAAATCAATAATGACATTCATTTAACTTTAATATATGGCTCAATCAATCCTAATAAAATAATACCAATATGGCTAAATCAACAACTTTCAATATTTGATTTTTTACACGCCAAAACAAGCTCATGCACACAAAATAATATTTCTTCAATAATGAAAATAATGAAATTAATTAAAAATGGTATTTTAATTTTAGTTAATTGTGAATATTCTATAAATTCTATATTTAATCAATTAAAAAATTTTAATATAATTGACGAAAAAAATAATATTATTCAACCAAAAGATCATAAAGATACTAATTTAGTTCATATTAATAATATTAATGCGCAAATATTAAAAGATCTTAATATCAAAAAAGTTAAATTAATGACGCATTTAAATGATATTTCACCTTTTTTAAATTTTAATATAAAAATAAAATAA
- the ribH gene encoding 6,7-dimethyl-8-ribityllumazine synthase, whose amino-acid sequence MIINNYKSNFNGRNLYIGIVQSRFNQTISYKLLISCINTLKKIGAQEKNILHISVPGALEIPLALKNIVQIKKFNVLIAIGVIIRGETYHFELIANETISNIMQISIKNNIPIINAILTTETIEQANSRILTKGIETAYAAIEIANLISSIKKLH is encoded by the coding sequence ATGATTATTAACAATTATAAATCAAATTTTAATGGAAGAAATTTATATATTGGTATAGTGCAATCACGCTTTAATCAAACAATATCGTATAAATTATTAATATCTTGTATAAATACGCTAAAAAAAATAGGTGCACAAGAAAAAAATATATTACACATTAGTGTGCCAGGTGCACTAGAAATACCATTAGCATTAAAAAATATTGTTCAAATTAAAAAATTTAATGTATTAATTGCTATTGGTGTTATTATTCGTGGTGAAACTTATCATTTTGAATTAATTGCAAATGAAACAATTTCTAATATTATGCAGATTAGTATTAAAAATAATATTCCGATTATTAATGCAATATTAACTACAGAAACTATAGAGCAAGCTAATTCTCGCATCTTAACTAAGGGTATAGAAACAGCATATGCCGCAATAGAAATTGCTAATTTAATTTCCTCTATAAAAAAATTACATTAA
- the nusB gene encoding transcription antitermination factor NusB: MNHKNKSLVNLIKNKTPRHRAREFALQGIYQWLFNNMDVNLIETYIKEISNFYKVDKKYFYLILRGVINDINFLRYDLSLIIDRSINELSSIEYVVLLIGTYELKSHYKIPYKVIINEAIELVKSFGNIDGYKYVNKILDKVALNIRNIKFKKIN, from the coding sequence ATAAATCATAAAAATAAATCATTAGTTAATTTAATAAAGAATAAAACGCCTCGTCATCGTGCACGTGAATTTGCATTACAGGGAATTTATCAATGGCTTTTTAATAATATGGATGTTAATTTAATCGAAACATATATTAAAGAAATTTCTAATTTTTATAAAGTTGATAAAAAATATTTTTATCTAATATTACGCGGGGTAATTAATGATATAAATTTTTTACGTTATGATTTATCATTAATAATAGATAGATCAATTAATGAATTATCTTCAATTGAATATGTTGTATTATTAATTGGAACTTATGAATTGAAAAGTCATTATAAAATTCCTTATAAAGTAATAATTAACGAAGCTATTGAATTAGTAAAATCTTTTGGAAATATTGATGGTTATAAATATGTAAATAAAATTTTAGATAAAGTTGCATTAAATATACGAAATATAAAATTTAAAAAAATAAATTAA